A single Desulfuromonas acetoxidans DSM 684 DNA region contains:
- a CDS encoding MOSC domain-containing protein, with protein MAHGLGQVVAVCISERTGEQKKAVDSIQLVEDYGIVGDAHGGTERQVSLLAKESIDTMRAKGLTLADGDFAENIVTSGVDLLKTDLGTRIEIADVVLEVTQIGKTCHQRCAIYHQAGDCVMPTQGIFVKVIEGGAIRSGDEIHITYP; from the coding sequence ATGGCACATGGTTTAGGACAAGTGGTTGCTGTTTGCATAAGTGAGCGGACCGGAGAGCAGAAAAAAGCCGTCGATTCAATTCAACTTGTTGAGGACTATGGTATTGTCGGGGATGCTCATGGTGGCACTGAACGTCAGGTAAGCTTGTTGGCCAAAGAAAGTATCGATACGATGCGCGCCAAAGGGTTGACCCTTGCGGACGGAGATTTTGCCGAAAATATCGTGACATCAGGAGTTGATCTGTTGAAGACAGATCTTGGCACACGTATTGAGATCGCTGATGTTGTTCTCGAAGTGACGCAGATCGGAAAAACCTGTCATCAACGTTGTGCTATTTATCATCAGGCTGGTGACTGTGTGATGCCAACGCAAGGAATTTTTGTCAAAGTCATTGAAGGCGGCGCAATTCGCTCTGGTGATGAAATTCATATAACCTATCCATAG
- a CDS encoding HDOD domain-containing protein, whose product MQDYSEIIGEVGDLPPMPIVAVKVLELLQDPDTSVKKLAETISLDSAVSARMLKIANSAMYGLSRQVTTLQNALVILGERTVRSLVLASSMSSVNKSFGLLEKMLWEESIGCALAARYFSSKLDHVNGEEAFMAGLFSNLGKIVRNNNDSERYQELVEAVYNGAGDYLTLEQEVFSNPYSLVGAAVLDSWKIAPLLVEVVHHQMDFDQVDIDNDIAGLSAVVNLSSAACQRLGIGQRQEDDEIDVATCPGATYFDLSDARVGELLEEFNEVFEQNRESFMG is encoded by the coding sequence ATGCAGGATTATTCTGAAATTATTGGTGAAGTGGGTGATCTTCCGCCGATGCCCATTGTCGCAGTCAAGGTTCTGGAGCTTCTTCAGGATCCCGATACATCAGTGAAAAAATTGGCGGAAACGATTTCATTGGATTCTGCTGTTTCAGCCCGAATGCTCAAAATTGCCAATTCGGCCATGTATGGTTTGTCGCGACAGGTGACAACGTTGCAGAACGCCTTGGTTATCTTGGGTGAGCGTACGGTTCGGAGCCTGGTTCTCGCTTCCAGTATGAGTAGTGTTAATAAATCCTTTGGGCTTCTTGAAAAAATGTTGTGGGAAGAGTCTATTGGTTGTGCTTTGGCGGCACGGTATTTCAGTAGCAAGCTCGACCATGTTAATGGAGAAGAAGCTTTTATGGCCGGATTGTTCAGCAATCTGGGGAAAATTGTTCGGAACAATAATGATTCTGAACGTTACCAGGAGCTCGTTGAAGCGGTTTACAATGGTGCCGGTGATTACCTGACTTTGGAGCAAGAGGTTTTCTCTAATCCGTATAGTCTGGTTGGAGCGGCCGTTCTTGACTCGTGGAAAATTGCTCCTTTGCTGGTTGAAGTTGTTCATCACCAAATGGATTTTGATCAGGTAGACATTGACAATGATATTGCTGGACTGTCTGCAGTTGTTAATTTATCTTCAGCAGCATGTCAGCGGCTTGGTATCGGACAACGTCAGGAAGATGATGAGATTGACGTAGCGACCTGTCCCGGAGCGACTTATTTTGATCTTTCTGACGCACGTGTTGGTGAACTTCTCGAAGAGTTCAACGAAGTTTTTGAACAAAATCGTGAAAGCTTTATGGGGTAA
- the cobA gene encoding uroporphyrinogen-III C-methyltransferase encodes MSTLPILLKNPRILLLGAGKVAFQKAQVLLDNQIDFTVIAQHIGESFNGLPITPVQKEIEQSDFAGYQIIVDATGDRHVGHMLDGEKNQRSVLVNRVDVPSQCDFYFSSLLNYGHLKIAVSTDGASPTIGQEVRNRIQRVIPRHVADLVDEKAAQRQAGHINTDKTRAQIREQLAQVFLIGCGPGDVRLLTLQAYQCLQEMDVVLYDHLISDDILALIPPETEKVYVGKKKGAHSFKQEQINDLILDYARSGHHVARLKSGDPYIFGRGAEEARYLAERGIRVSVVAGISSALVGPASAGIPLTARGYAANLSIVSAHLSGSRINSAWLPLLKLDYHTTVVLMGLSFSEQISALALEQGVDPELPVAIISNASRPEQKTVTTSLCQLPQTAKTAARPAVLVFGPVVELHHILPHFDPQS; translated from the coding sequence GTGTCGACATTACCAATTCTGTTGAAAAATCCGCGTATCCTCTTGCTGGGTGCGGGTAAGGTTGCTTTTCAAAAAGCTCAGGTTCTGCTCGATAATCAAATTGATTTTACTGTGATTGCTCAGCATATTGGTGAGTCTTTTAATGGTTTGCCGATAACTCCAGTGCAAAAGGAGATTGAACAATCTGATTTTGCCGGTTATCAGATTATCGTCGATGCTACCGGCGATAGGCATGTTGGACACATGCTTGATGGGGAAAAAAATCAACGTAGTGTGCTGGTCAATCGGGTTGATGTACCGTCACAATGTGATTTTTATTTCTCATCGTTACTGAACTACGGTCATTTGAAGATTGCTGTTTCAACTGATGGCGCGAGTCCGACAATTGGGCAGGAGGTCCGCAATCGGATTCAACGTGTGATTCCCCGGCACGTGGCTGATCTTGTCGATGAGAAAGCCGCGCAGCGTCAGGCTGGTCATATTAACACGGATAAAACCCGGGCCCAGATACGTGAGCAGCTGGCTCAGGTGTTTCTGATCGGCTGTGGTCCCGGTGATGTGCGCTTGTTGACACTGCAGGCTTATCAGTGTTTACAGGAAATGGATGTGGTCTTATATGACCATCTGATTTCCGATGACATTCTTGCTCTGATCCCACCGGAGACGGAAAAAGTTTATGTCGGTAAAAAGAAGGGTGCGCACAGCTTTAAGCAGGAGCAGATCAATGATCTGATTCTTGATTATGCGCGTTCAGGACACCATGTCGCTAGGTTGAAAAGTGGTGATCCTTATATTTTCGGGCGTGGTGCTGAAGAGGCGCGCTATCTGGCCGAACGCGGAATTCGTGTCAGTGTGGTGGCGGGGATCAGTTCTGCGCTGGTCGGGCCAGCATCTGCGGGTATTCCTTTGACGGCGCGTGGCTATGCGGCGAATCTGTCGATTGTTTCAGCTCATCTGTCCGGCAGCCGTATTAACAGCGCCTGGCTTCCCTTATTGAAACTCGATTACCATACGACGGTTGTGTTGATGGGGTTGAGTTTTTCCGAGCAAATTTCAGCACTTGCTCTGGAGCAGGGCGTGGACCCTGAGTTGCCGGTAGCAATCATCTCCAATGCCTCACGCCCTGAGCAGAAAACGGTGACCACATCTCTTTGTCAATTGCCGCAAACGGCTAAAACTGCTGCACGGCCGGCTGTGCTGGTTTTTGGTCCGGTCGTTGAGTTGCATCATATCCTGCCTCACTTTGACCCTCAGTCCTGA